A region from the Cannabis sativa cultivar Pink pepper isolate KNU-18-1 chromosome 9, ASM2916894v1, whole genome shotgun sequence genome encodes:
- the LOC115722882 gene encoding IRK-interacting protein gives MATDTITRFIQNQQTSNNEEEVNRQEIQAAIAKAVELRALHAALMQTTNNNNTNNNSPSNNLKLPSSSSSPPPPNPQFSAQDYPVFTPSYEDETVSGYQQNEPRSRTLSEIWDEYGLGSGTGDETVLSDYKKENSCSRKGLVNCDTTTTNLESHTCVAEDHKSMIGTSCANHITVLQTSPLQNDMFKSRRRNSLGDFNAVSSCNRCRPATITSESDSGGGIKNRRTSNIVVPLTDSHSSMHSQPKNRGGGGVMSWLFPRFKKKKNNNKYENSPNRTESEDVSSQVFRESGILSIEALRKELIEAHENRDAALMEVSDMKSSLGELREKLECLETYCEELKKALRQATQGKNSPAPENLRNFPKRGKSENLMPVSEEVMVEGFLQIVSEARLSVKQFCKTLVIQIEETDTMLVDNLNLLLQPYKLSLNSKYSKAVLYHLEAIINQSLYQDFENCVFQKNGSPKILDPYQDRQAQFASFVALRNLSWNEVLRKGTKYYSEEFSKFCDQKMSHIITTLNWTRPWSEQLLQAFFVASKCIWLLHLLAFSFNPPLGILRVEENTNFDSHYMDDMLMERQRMNGPSRVKIMVMPGFYVQDRVLRCKVLCRYKSVT, from the exons ATGGCTACTGACACCATCACCAGATTTATCCAAAACCAACAAACCAGTAATAATGAAGAAGAAGTTAACAGACAAGAGATTCAAGCTGCCATTGCTAAAGCTGTGGAGCTTAGAGCTCTTCATGCTGCTCTGATGCAGaccactaataataataacactAACAACAACAGCCCTTCTAATAATCTCAagcttccttcttcttcttcttctcctcctccTCCTAATCCTCAGTTCTCTGCTCAAGATTATCCTGTTTTTACACCT AGTTATGAAGATGAAACAGTATCTGGGTATCAACAAAATGAACCAAGAAGTAGAACATTATCCGAAATTTGGGATGAGTATGGATTAGGAAGTGGAACTGGTGATGAAACAGTTTTATCAGACTACAAAAAAGAGAATTCTTGTTCAAGAAAAGGGTTGGTTAATTGTGACACAACAACAACCAACTTAGAGTCTCATACATGTGTAGCTGAGGATCATAAATCTATGATAGGAACTTCTTGTGCTAACCATATCACAGTGCTGCAAACCTCACCTCTCCAAAATGACATGTTCAAGTCAAGAAGGAGAAACAGTTTGGGAGATTTCAACGCTGTTTCGTCGTGTAATAGATGCAGGCCTGCAACTATAACTTCGGAATCTGATAGTGGAGGTGGAATTAAGAACAGGAGGACTTCCAACATTGTTGTTCCCTTGACAGACTCTCATTCCTCGATGCATTCGCAGCCTAAGAATCGCGGTGGTGGTGGTGTGATGTCTTGGTTGTTCCCTCGgtttaagaagaagaagaacaacaacaaATACGAAAACTCTCCTAATCGAACTGAGTCTGAAGATGTGTCATCTCAAGTGTTTAGAGAGTCTGGGATTTTGTCAATTGAGGCACTTAGGAAAGAGCTCATTGAAGCTCATGAGAATCGAGATGCAGCCTTAATGGAAGTTTCTGATATGAAATCTTCTCTTGGGGAGTTGAGGGAGAAGCTTGAGTGTTTGGAAACTTACTGTGAAGAGTTGAAGAAAGCTTTGAGACAAGCAACACAAGGTAAGAACTCCCCTGCTCCTGAAAACCTCAGAAACTTTCCGAAAAGAGGAAAATCTGAAAACTTGATGCCTGTTAGTGAAGAAGTAATGGTAGAAGGTTTCTTACAGATTGTATCAGAAGCAAGATTATCAGTAAAACAATTCTGTAAAACACTTGTGATTCAGATTGAAGAGACTGATACAATGCTTGTTGATAATCTCAACTTGCTTCTTCAACCATATAAACTTTCTCTCAATTCAAAGTACTCAAAAGCAGTTCTTTACCATTTAGAAGCCATTATAAACCAATCACTCTaccaagattttgagaactGTGTGTTTCAGAAGAATGGCTCACCAAAGATTCTTGACCCTTATCAAGATAGACAAGCTCAATTCGCATCATTTGTCGCGCTAAGAAACTTGAGTTGGAATGAAGTGTTGAGGAAAGGTACTAAGTATTACAGTGAAGAGTTCAGTAAGTTTTGTGATCAGAAGATGAGTCATATCATAACAACACTGAATTGGACTAGGCCTTGGTCTGAACAACTTCTTCAAGCGTTTTTTGTGGCTTCGAAATGCATTTGGTTGCTTCATTTGCTCGCCTTTTCGTTTAATCCTCCATTGGGAATACTGAGGGTGGAAGAGAACACCAACTTTGATTCACATTACATGGATGATATGTTGATGGAAAGGCAGAGAATGAATGGCCCGAGTCGTGTTAAGATCATGGTTATGCCTGGGTTTTATGTTCAAGATCGGGTTTTGAGGTGTAAGGTTCTTTGTAGGTACAAGTCTGTAACATGA